A section of the Anabaena cylindrica PCC 7122 genome encodes:
- a CDS encoding TonB-dependent siderophore receptor, with product MKSSKWLRLSLKIYLWLVVSLFGIISGVFQPRQVLASEKQQDTVNNRIKTPSETHSFSTRVESLLSQSPTPDTQLTVLITGVKANPTNKGVEVILETVQGEQLQITNRSDGNSFIADIPNAQLRLLSGETFTFRSEKPMAGITEITVTNIDANSVRLMVVGEKILPTVELFDGDEGLIFAIAPTTTATQPSQPANQTAQEEPPVQQDEAIELIVTGEQDQYFAPNATTATRTDTPILKIPQSIQVIPRQVLEEQQVTRLEEALQNSSSVVYNGTDTFSDLNYSIRGFNQAPVLQNGFRQYDFAEIPEVANIERIEVLKGPASILYGEIQPGGLINVVTKKPLSEPFYQGELQFGSDGLIRPQIDISGPLTDDKSLLYRLNAVYSRRDGFRDFDQEFKQFFIAPALTWKISDRTNLAFDLQVSNREQPWDSGTLAFENGVIDTPRSRIFNEPDDFLRRDFLSLNLSLDHKFSDNWSIRNAFRFTDSTVFSDQLSIFLGFDETNGELQRIFALDDFNSRNYSLQTNVVGKFTTGALKHTLLFGADLSRTNTSRFALANFTSFPINVFNPTYGVNRPDFDTLLFDRNSEIDRLGIYLQNQIEIFDQLNILLGLRYETVAQRNENVPALFYPGGDTTQNDSAWTPRVGIVYQPIPHVSLYGSYSQSFNPSVDDIDADGNPLEPELGEGFELGVKTELLNGNLLATLAYFDVTKQNVATEDPNFSGFGISIATGEQRSQGVELDLTGKISPGWNIIASYSYTDATVTRDNTIAVGNRLTGIPQHKASLWTTYEIQSGSLQGLGGGIGINYVGERPGDLDNSFTLDSYFLTNAALFYRRDNWKFALNFRNLFDVEYTNSRGGFGSRTNAGLPGEPFTVVGSISVSF from the coding sequence ATGAAAAGTAGCAAGTGGTTGAGACTATCGCTCAAGATTTATCTTTGGTTGGTAGTCAGTTTATTTGGGATCATCTCTGGTGTATTCCAACCTAGACAGGTATTGGCTTCAGAAAAGCAGCAAGATACAGTTAACAATAGAATTAAAACACCAAGCGAAACCCATTCTTTCAGCACTAGGGTTGAAAGTTTACTCTCTCAATCACCAACTCCTGATACTCAATTGACTGTGCTAATTACAGGAGTCAAGGCAAATCCCACGAATAAAGGTGTAGAGGTAATTTTAGAAACAGTCCAAGGGGAACAATTGCAAATCACAAATCGTAGTGACGGTAATAGCTTTATTGCAGATATCCCTAATGCTCAGTTGCGTTTATTATCAGGAGAAACTTTTACATTCCGCTCAGAGAAACCGATGGCGGGAATTACGGAAATTACAGTTACGAATATTGACGCTAATAGTGTGCGCTTGATGGTAGTGGGTGAGAAAATTTTGCCTACAGTTGAGTTGTTTGATGGGGATGAAGGATTGATTTTTGCTATAGCACCTACAACGACTGCGACACAACCATCACAACCAGCTAACCAGACAGCACAAGAAGAACCTCCAGTACAACAGGATGAGGCAATTGAGCTAATAGTCACAGGAGAACAAGACCAGTATTTCGCACCAAATGCTACTACAGCCACGCGAACGGATACACCTATTTTGAAAATTCCCCAATCAATTCAGGTGATTCCTCGCCAAGTATTAGAAGAGCAGCAAGTCACACGCCTGGAGGAAGCTTTACAAAATTCTAGTAGTGTGGTCTATAACGGTACGGATACCTTTAGTGATTTAAACTATAGTATTCGGGGATTTAATCAAGCACCTGTATTGCAAAATGGTTTTCGTCAATATGATTTTGCTGAGATTCCCGAAGTCGCCAACATAGAACGAATTGAGGTGTTAAAAGGGCCAGCATCTATACTCTATGGTGAGATTCAGCCTGGAGGTTTAATAAATGTAGTCACTAAAAAACCTCTATCTGAACCCTTTTATCAAGGAGAATTACAATTTGGCTCTGATGGTTTGATTCGTCCCCAAATAGATATTTCCGGGCCTTTAACAGATGACAAAAGCCTGCTCTATCGGTTGAATGCAGTTTATTCTAGGCGAGATGGGTTTCGAGATTTTGATCAAGAGTTTAAGCAATTTTTTATTGCGCCGGCGTTGACATGGAAGATTAGCGATCGCACTAACTTGGCTTTTGATTTACAAGTCTCCAACCGCGAACAGCCTTGGGATTCAGGTACATTGGCTTTTGAGAATGGAGTTATTGATACTCCACGCAGTAGGATTTTCAATGAACCCGATGATTTCTTACGCCGTGATTTCTTGAGTTTAAATTTATCTCTAGACCACAAATTCAGCGATAACTGGTCAATTCGCAATGCTTTTCGCTTTACAGATTCCACAGTTTTTTCTGATCAACTCAGCATCTTTCTGGGGTTTGATGAAACAAATGGGGAACTCCAGCGAATTTTTGCTTTAGATGATTTCAATTCTCGCAATTACTCATTACAAACCAACGTTGTCGGCAAATTTACCACTGGCGCACTCAAACACACCTTACTCTTTGGTGCTGATTTAAGTCGTACCAATACTAGTCGCTTTGCTTTGGCTAACTTTACGTCATTCCCCATCAATGTTTTCAATCCCACCTATGGCGTAAATCGCCCGGACTTTGATACATTGCTGTTTGATCGCAATTCCGAAATTGACCGCTTAGGAATTTATCTGCAAAATCAAATTGAAATCTTTGATCAATTGAATATTTTACTAGGGTTGCGCTATGAGACAGTAGCACAAAGAAATGAAAATGTGCCGGCTTTATTCTACCCAGGTGGTGATACAACTCAAAATGATTCTGCCTGGACACCAAGAGTCGGTATTGTTTATCAACCAATTCCTCATGTTTCCCTATACGGTAGTTATTCCCAATCATTTAACCCCAGTGTGGATGACATCGACGCAGATGGCAACCCCTTAGAACCTGAACTAGGAGAAGGATTTGAATTAGGGGTGAAAACGGAACTATTAAATGGGAATTTGTTAGCGACGTTAGCTTATTTCGACGTTACCAAACAGAATGTCGCTACGGAAGATCCGAATTTTTCAGGTTTTGGTATTTCCATTGCCACCGGTGAACAGCGTAGCCAAGGTGTAGAATTAGACTTGACAGGAAAAATTTCACCCGGTTGGAATATTATTGCTTCCTATAGCTATACGGATGCAACAGTTACTAGAGATAATACTATTGCTGTGGGCAACAGATTGACCGGGATTCCCCAACACAAAGCCAGTCTGTGGACAACCTACGAAATTCAAAGCGGGAGTTTACAAGGATTGGGTGGAGGAATCGGGATTAATTACGTTGGGGAACGTCCGGGAGATTTAGACAACAGTTTTACCCTAGATAGCTATTTTCTCACCAATGCAGCACTATTTTACCGCCGAGACAACTGGAAGTTTGCCCTCAATTTTCGCAATCTATTTGATGTTGAATATACAAACAGCAGAGGTGGATTTGGTAGCCGCACTAATGCAGGCCTTCCTGGAGAACCATTTACAGTGGTGGGTTCAATTTCGGTGAGTTTTTAG
- a CDS encoding ABC transporter ATP-binding protein, which produces MTSKFHPLSNKRSSLQRLLHYGQKYQGQIYQASTYSVINTILDLAPPWLIGVAVDILVQKQDSFIGKLGIQEVVWQFALLSLITVIVWIFESLSEYAYNRLWRNLAQNIQHNLRLDAYNHLQELESAYFEDSSTGGLMSILGDDINQLEDFLNGGANEIIQVTTSFIILIGGAFLILPLNITLAAMLPMPFILWGSLVYQKQLEPRYAEVREKVSFLNSRLANNISGITTIKSFTAEKYESARLAAESEAYKKSNAKAIKLSAAFIPVIRMLVLVGFTALLFLGGMAAYSGKISVGNYSILLVLVQRLLWPLVFLGETFDRYQRAMASTKRVMDLLDTSIEITTGDVPLVVEQVRGEVNFKNVTFAYQNNTAIIKELSLHIPDGNTIAVVGSTGSGKSTLVKLLLRFYDVSHGSITVDGIDIQKLNLSDLRRSIGLVSQDVFLFHGTVAENIAYGTFDATDEAIINAAKVAEAHDFIMQLSQGYETIVGERGQKLSGGQRQRIAIARAVLKNPPILILDEATSAVDNETEAAIQRSLDKITVNRTTIAIAHRLSTIRHSHCIYVMDHGQIVEQGKHEDLLALDGIYALLWRVQSGIY; this is translated from the coding sequence ATGACATCAAAATTCCATCCTTTATCAAATAAACGCTCTTCCCTCCAAAGATTACTCCACTACGGACAAAAATATCAGGGACAAATTTACCAAGCCTCTACCTATTCTGTAATTAATACAATTTTAGATTTAGCACCACCTTGGTTAATAGGTGTAGCTGTAGATATATTAGTCCAGAAGCAAGACTCATTTATTGGTAAATTAGGCATTCAAGAAGTAGTATGGCAATTTGCTCTACTTTCGTTAATCACCGTTATTGTTTGGATATTTGAATCACTTTCTGAGTATGCCTATAATAGACTTTGGCGAAACTTAGCCCAAAATATTCAACATAATTTACGCCTAGATGCCTACAATCATTTACAAGAATTAGAATCGGCTTATTTTGAAGATAGTAGTACAGGCGGTTTGATGTCCATTCTTGGTGATGATATTAATCAACTTGAAGACTTTTTAAATGGGGGAGCTAATGAAATTATTCAAGTTACCACTTCATTTATAATTTTAATTGGTGGTGCATTTTTAATTTTACCTCTTAATATCACCTTAGCCGCAATGCTGCCAATGCCTTTTATTCTCTGGGGTTCATTGGTATATCAAAAACAGCTTGAACCTCGTTATGCTGAAGTTAGAGAAAAAGTTAGTTTCCTCAATTCTCGTTTAGCCAATAATATTAGTGGTATTACTACAATAAAAAGTTTCACTGCTGAAAAATATGAAAGTGCCAGATTAGCAGCGGAAAGCGAAGCTTATAAAAAAAGTAATGCCAAAGCCATTAAGCTCTCTGCTGCTTTTATACCTGTAATTAGAATGTTGGTTTTAGTTGGGTTTACGGCTTTATTATTTTTGGGAGGTATGGCTGCATATTCTGGTAAGATATCCGTCGGTAATTACAGTATTTTACTGGTTTTAGTCCAAAGATTGTTGTGGCCGTTGGTATTTTTAGGAGAAACTTTTGACAGATATCAACGGGCAATGGCTTCTACAAAACGGGTGATGGATTTGTTAGATACTTCCATCGAAATTACTACGGGAGATGTACCTTTAGTTGTGGAACAAGTGCGGGGTGAAGTTAACTTTAAAAATGTTACCTTTGCTTATCAAAATAATACAGCAATAATTAAAGAATTATCTTTACATATTCCTGATGGAAACACTATAGCGGTTGTTGGTTCTACAGGTTCGGGTAAAAGCACCTTAGTCAAATTGTTATTGCGATTTTATGATGTTTCCCATGGCTCAATTACTGTTGATGGAATTGATATCCAAAAGTTGAATTTATCCGATTTGCGTCGCAGTATTGGCTTAGTTAGTCAAGATGTATTTTTATTTCATGGTACGGTGGCAGAAAATATTGCTTATGGGACTTTTGATGCTACTGATGAAGCAATAATTAATGCGGCGAAAGTAGCTGAAGCGCATGATTTTATTATGCAACTATCCCAAGGTTATGAAACAATAGTTGGGGAACGAGGACAAAAGTTATCTGGAGGACAACGTCAACGGATAGCGATCGCTAGAGCAGTTTTGAAAAATCCACCGATTTTGATTTTGGATGAGGCAACATCTGCGGTAGATAATGAAACTGAAGCTGCAATCCAACGTTCTTTAGATAAGATTACCGTAAATCGCACCACTATTGCGATCGCTCACCGTCTTTCTACAATTCGCCACAGTCATTGCATATATGTCATGGATCATGGTCAAATTGTGGAGCAGGGTAAGCATGAGGACTTACTTGCGCTTGATGGTATTTATGCTCTTTTGTGGCGCGTACAATCTGGAATTTATTAA
- a CDS encoding helix-turn-helix transcriptional regulator produces the protein MTIALTVKNYNELLKTKENHTANSALEQCEYLDEMPKHLGRGYYRAIEIYPELLLTIFDKQYHQDIVLKIPVSNHPLQFGALALGMYTDTYGHIGEGHTLISGGGVQQKMDVVYPHSQRIIGIDIEMPPQLLKTFFPGKDGEMLPQLKFLDKESGCQTLLYPKTNAAIQGVVLQIINCPYQGTAKRMYLQGKIIELMSLQLAPFLADNTVSQLPLRLKKETITKINHAKEILQARLENPPLLSELAQQVGVSESTLQRGFQMQFGTTVFGYLTNQRMEQAHQLLQNRSFTVAEVANIVGYSHLGHFAAAFKRKFGITPRECSLSKKLVSGL, from the coding sequence ATGACAATCGCCCTAACAGTTAAAAACTACAATGAACTGTTGAAGACTAAGGAAAATCATACCGCCAATTCAGCTTTAGAACAATGTGAATATCTTGATGAAATGCCTAAACATCTCGGTAGAGGTTATTATCGAGCAATTGAAATTTATCCTGAACTTTTGCTAACTATTTTCGATAAACAATATCATCAGGATATTGTACTAAAAATTCCAGTTAGTAATCATCCTCTCCAGTTTGGTGCTTTAGCTTTAGGGATGTACACAGATACTTATGGGCATATTGGGGAAGGCCATACATTGATTTCTGGTGGCGGGGTTCAGCAAAAAATGGATGTAGTCTATCCCCATTCCCAAAGGATTATAGGTATTGACATAGAAATGCCACCTCAGTTATTGAAGACTTTTTTCCCTGGAAAAGATGGAGAAATGCTACCTCAATTGAAATTTTTGGACAAAGAAAGCGGCTGCCAAACATTACTTTATCCCAAAACTAATGCAGCTATCCAAGGTGTCGTGCTGCAAATAATTAACTGCCCATATCAAGGAACAGCCAAGCGGATGTATTTGCAGGGTAAGATCATAGAATTGATGTCTCTGCAATTAGCCCCTTTTTTAGCAGATAATACGGTCAGCCAATTACCACTACGATTAAAAAAAGAAACTATTACCAAAATTAATCATGCCAAGGAAATTTTACAAGCACGGTTAGAAAATCCACCATTATTGTCAGAGTTGGCACAACAGGTAGGTGTGAGTGAAAGTACCCTGCAAAGAGGTTTTCAGATGCAATTCGGTACAACTGTGTTTGGTTATTTGACAAATCAGCGTATGGAACAAGCACATCAACTGTTACAGAATCGTAGTTTCACAGTTGCCGAAGTTGCGAACATTGTGGGTTATTCTCATTTAGGACATTTCGCTGCTGCCTTTAAGCGCAAGTTTGGCATCACCCCACGGGAATGTTCTTTGAGCAAAAAGCTTGTTTCGGGACTATAA
- a CDS encoding iron-siderophore ABC transporter substrate-binding protein: MRGILRLLLLSCLVLVSIIGCHHQPTNVSFTHRTPAGDCQTVRHLGGETKVCGQPQRIVVLNPKMLDILLSLDVQPIGYAEIFSNRRGDFDRPQEQIPYLGDRITQPIANLGMSSNPSLEAIIRLKPDLILGDIRGNQPQYGQLSQIAPTLLFDYVGNNKWQDSLQAIAQVLGRTHHAQKIIAEHDQQIAITRQILAPVVKAYPKVLMVSSEQLNSAINIVTPLDFCGGLLEDIGFKLTTLSISEPKNITQPISVEILPKLDADLIIVQGHNIVELSKIKNINNFAKTQLQSIKKSWHTNTLAQSLSASKKNRVYFIPTYICLGLPSPSGTQITLKTLQEQLSPLAKKVNFD, translated from the coding sequence ATGAGGGGAATTTTGCGATTATTGCTGTTAAGTTGTTTGGTGTTGGTGTCAATTATAGGTTGTCATCACCAACCAACTAACGTATCATTTACCCATCGCACCCCCGCAGGTGATTGTCAAACTGTGCGACATTTGGGGGGTGAAACAAAGGTTTGTGGTCAACCGCAACGGATTGTAGTTCTCAATCCGAAGATGTTAGACATCTTATTATCATTAGATGTGCAGCCTATTGGCTACGCCGAAATATTTAGCAATCGTCGCGGTGATTTTGATCGTCCTCAAGAACAGATTCCCTATTTAGGCGATCGCATCACCCAACCAATCGCTAACCTGGGGATGAGTAGCAATCCATCCCTAGAAGCTATCATCAGACTCAAGCCTGATTTAATTTTGGGCGATATTCGGGGAAATCAGCCACAGTATGGTCAATTATCACAAATTGCTCCTACATTGCTGTTTGATTATGTTGGCAATAATAAATGGCAAGATTCTTTACAGGCGATCGCTCAAGTATTAGGACGCACTCATCACGCTCAAAAAATCATAGCAGAGCATGATCAGCAAATCGCAATAACCCGTCAAATCTTAGCACCAGTTGTTAAAGCCTATCCAAAAGTTCTCATGGTGTCGTCAGAACAACTAAACTCCGCCATCAATATTGTCACTCCTCTAGATTTTTGTGGGGGTTTATTAGAGGATATTGGATTTAAACTTACTACCTTATCCATCTCTGAGCCAAAAAATATTACTCAACCGATTTCGGTAGAAATATTACCCAAACTTGATGCCGATTTAATCATTGTCCAAGGACATAACATTGTAGAGTTAAGCAAAATAAAAAATATTAATAATTTCGCAAAAACTCAATTGCAATCTATCAAAAAATCTTGGCATACAAACACTCTAGCTCAGTCATTAAGTGCAAGTAAAAAAAACCGAGTTTACTTTATTCCTACTTATATTTGTCTAGGTTTACCTTCCCCCAGTGGTACACAGATTACTCTCAAAACTTTACAAGAGCAACTATCACCCTTGGCTAAAAAAGTTAACTTTGATTAA